A portion of the Sus scrofa isolate TJ Tabasco breed Duroc chromosome 5, Sscrofa11.1, whole genome shotgun sequence genome contains these proteins:
- the TARBP2 gene encoding RISC-loading complex subunit TARBP2 isoform X1 translates to MSEEEQGSGTTTGCGLPSIEQMLAANPGKTPISLLQEYGTRIGKTPVYDLLKAEGQAHQPNFTFRVTVGDTSCTGQGPSKKAAKHKAAEVALKHLKGGSMLEPALEDSSSFSPLDSSLPEDVPVFTTTAAATPIPSAVATRSPPMEVQPPVSPQQSECNPVGALQELVVQKGWRLPEYTVTQESGPAHRKEFTMTCRVERFIEIGSGTSKKLAKRNAAAKMLLRVHTVPLDARDGNEAEPDDDHFSLGVGSRLDGLRNRGPGCTWDSLRNSVGEKILSLRSCSLGSLGALGPACCSVLSELSEEQAFHVSYLDIEELSLSGLCQCLVELSTQPATVCHGSATTREAARGEAARRALQYLKIMAGSK, encoded by the exons ATGAGTGAAGAGGAGCAGGGCTCCGGCACTACCACGGGCTGCGGGCTGCCCAG tatAGAGCAAATGCTGGCAGCCAACCCGGGCAAGACCCCGATCAGCCTTCTGCAGGAGTATGGGACCAGAATAGGGAAGACGCCCGTGTACGACCTTCTCAAAGCCGAGGGCCAAGCCCACCAGCCTAATTTCACCTTCCGGGTCACCGTTGGCGACACCAGCTGCACTG GTCAGGGccccagcaagaaggcagccaagCACAAGGCAGCTGAGGTGGCCCTCAAACACCTCAAAGGGGGGAGCATGCTGGAGCCGGCCCTGGAGGACAGCAG ttctttttctcccctagaCTCTTCGCTGCCTGAAGACGTGCCGGTTTTTACTACTACAGCCGCTGCTACTCCCATTCCATCTGCTGTTGCAACCAG GAGCCCCCCCATGGAGGTGCAGCCCCCCGTGTCCCCTCAGCAGTCTGAGTGCAACCCTGTTGGCGctctgcag GAGCTGGTGGTACAGAAAGGCTGGCGGTTGCCAGAGTACACGGTGACCCAGGAGTCTGGGCCAGCCCACCGCAAAGAGTTTACCATGACCTGCCGAGTGGAGCGTTTCATTGAGATTG GCAGCGGCACTTCCAAAAAGCTGGCAAAGCGTAATGCAGCGGCCAAAATGCTGCTTCGAGTGCACACGGTGCCTCTGGATGCCCGGGATGGGAACGAGGCGGAGCCTGATGACGATCACTTCTCCCTT GGTGTGGGCTCCCGTCTAGATGGACTTCGGAACCGGGGCCCAGGCTGCACCTGGGATTCTCTGCGCAATTCGGTGGGAGAGAAGATCCTGTCCCTCCGCAGCTGCTCCCTGGGCTCCTTGGGCGCCCTGGGCCCTGCCTGCTGCAGCGTCCTCAGCGAGCTGTCTGAGGAGCAGGCCTTCCATGTCAGCTACCTGGACATTG AGGAGTTGAGCCTGAGTGGCCTCTGCCAGTGCCTGGTGGAGCTGTCCACACAGCCAGCCACCGTGTGTCACGGCTCTGCAACCACCAGGGAGGCAGCCCGTGGTGAGGCTGCACGCCGCGCCCTGCAGTACCTCAAGATCATGGCGGGCAGCAAGTGA
- the TARBP2 gene encoding RISC-loading complex subunit TARBP2 isoform X2: MHLVCGLFPASTGVVDRGSRHAPRQWPLPPALASLGLAWFPDCTGAMGFMPPTFSAFGQGPSKKAAKHKAAEVALKHLKGGSMLEPALEDSSSFSPLDSSLPEDVPVFTTTAAATPIPSAVATRSPPMEVQPPVSPQQSECNPVGALQELVVQKGWRLPEYTVTQESGPAHRKEFTMTCRVERFIEIGSGTSKKLAKRNAAAKMLLRVHTVPLDARDGNEAEPDDDHFSLGVGSRLDGLRNRGPGCTWDSLRNSVGEKILSLRSCSLGSLGALGPACCSVLSELSEEQAFHVSYLDIEELSLSGLCQCLVELSTQPATVCHGSATTREAARGEAARRALQYLKIMAGSK, encoded by the exons ATGCACCTGGTCTGCGGGTTGTTCCCGGCAAGCACTGGGGTAGTGGACCGTGGTTCCCGGCATGCACCCCGGCAGTGGCCACTGCCTCCGGCTTTAGCTAGTTTGGGATTGGCCTGGTTCCCAGACTGCACTGGGGCAATGGGCTTTATGCCCCCGACATTCAGTGCATTTG GTCAGGGccccagcaagaaggcagccaagCACAAGGCAGCTGAGGTGGCCCTCAAACACCTCAAAGGGGGGAGCATGCTGGAGCCGGCCCTGGAGGACAGCAG ttctttttctcccctagaCTCTTCGCTGCCTGAAGACGTGCCGGTTTTTACTACTACAGCCGCTGCTACTCCCATTCCATCTGCTGTTGCAACCAG GAGCCCCCCCATGGAGGTGCAGCCCCCCGTGTCCCCTCAGCAGTCTGAGTGCAACCCTGTTGGCGctctgcag GAGCTGGTGGTACAGAAAGGCTGGCGGTTGCCAGAGTACACGGTGACCCAGGAGTCTGGGCCAGCCCACCGCAAAGAGTTTACCATGACCTGCCGAGTGGAGCGTTTCATTGAGATTG GCAGCGGCACTTCCAAAAAGCTGGCAAAGCGTAATGCAGCGGCCAAAATGCTGCTTCGAGTGCACACGGTGCCTCTGGATGCCCGGGATGGGAACGAGGCGGAGCCTGATGACGATCACTTCTCCCTT GGTGTGGGCTCCCGTCTAGATGGACTTCGGAACCGGGGCCCAGGCTGCACCTGGGATTCTCTGCGCAATTCGGTGGGAGAGAAGATCCTGTCCCTCCGCAGCTGCTCCCTGGGCTCCTTGGGCGCCCTGGGCCCTGCCTGCTGCAGCGTCCTCAGCGAGCTGTCTGAGGAGCAGGCCTTCCATGTCAGCTACCTGGACATTG AGGAGTTGAGCCTGAGTGGCCTCTGCCAGTGCCTGGTGGAGCTGTCCACACAGCCAGCCACCGTGTGTCACGGCTCTGCAACCACCAGGGAGGCAGCCCGTGGTGAGGCTGCACGCCGCGCCCTGCAGTACCTCAAGATCATGGCGGGCAGCAAGTGA
- the TARBP2 gene encoding RISC-loading complex subunit TARBP2 isoform X4, whose translation MHLVCGLFPASTGVVDRGSRHAPRQWPLPPALASLGLAWFPDCTGAMGFMPPTFSAFDSSLPEDVPVFTTTAAATPIPSAVATRSPPMEVQPPVSPQQSECNPVGALQELVVQKGWRLPEYTVTQESGPAHRKEFTMTCRVERFIEIGSGTSKKLAKRNAAAKMLLRVHTVPLDARDGNEAEPDDDHFSLGVGSRLDGLRNRGPGCTWDSLRNSVGEKILSLRSCSLGSLGALGPACCSVLSELSEEQAFHVSYLDIEELSLSGLCQCLVELSTQPATVCHGSATTREAARGEAARRALQYLKIMAGSK comes from the exons ATGCACCTGGTCTGCGGGTTGTTCCCGGCAAGCACTGGGGTAGTGGACCGTGGTTCCCGGCATGCACCCCGGCAGTGGCCACTGCCTCCGGCTTTAGCTAGTTTGGGATTGGCCTGGTTCCCAGACTGCACTGGGGCAATGGGCTTTATGCCCCCGACATTCAGTGCATTTG aCTCTTCGCTGCCTGAAGACGTGCCGGTTTTTACTACTACAGCCGCTGCTACTCCCATTCCATCTGCTGTTGCAACCAG GAGCCCCCCCATGGAGGTGCAGCCCCCCGTGTCCCCTCAGCAGTCTGAGTGCAACCCTGTTGGCGctctgcag GAGCTGGTGGTACAGAAAGGCTGGCGGTTGCCAGAGTACACGGTGACCCAGGAGTCTGGGCCAGCCCACCGCAAAGAGTTTACCATGACCTGCCGAGTGGAGCGTTTCATTGAGATTG GCAGCGGCACTTCCAAAAAGCTGGCAAAGCGTAATGCAGCGGCCAAAATGCTGCTTCGAGTGCACACGGTGCCTCTGGATGCCCGGGATGGGAACGAGGCGGAGCCTGATGACGATCACTTCTCCCTT GGTGTGGGCTCCCGTCTAGATGGACTTCGGAACCGGGGCCCAGGCTGCACCTGGGATTCTCTGCGCAATTCGGTGGGAGAGAAGATCCTGTCCCTCCGCAGCTGCTCCCTGGGCTCCTTGGGCGCCCTGGGCCCTGCCTGCTGCAGCGTCCTCAGCGAGCTGTCTGAGGAGCAGGCCTTCCATGTCAGCTACCTGGACATTG AGGAGTTGAGCCTGAGTGGCCTCTGCCAGTGCCTGGTGGAGCTGTCCACACAGCCAGCCACCGTGTGTCACGGCTCTGCAACCACCAGGGAGGCAGCCCGTGGTGAGGCTGCACGCCGCGCCCTGCAGTACCTCAAGATCATGGCGGGCAGCAAGTGA
- the TARBP2 gene encoding RISC-loading complex subunit TARBP2 isoform X3 has translation MLAANPGKTPISLLQEYGTRIGKTPVYDLLKAEGQAHQPNFTFRVTVGDTSCTGQGPSKKAAKHKAAEVALKHLKGGSMLEPALEDSSSFSPLDSSLPEDVPVFTTTAAATPIPSAVATRSPPMEVQPPVSPQQSECNPVGALQELVVQKGWRLPEYTVTQESGPAHRKEFTMTCRVERFIEIGSGTSKKLAKRNAAAKMLLRVHTVPLDARDGNEAEPDDDHFSLGVGSRLDGLRNRGPGCTWDSLRNSVGEKILSLRSCSLGSLGALGPACCSVLSELSEEQAFHVSYLDIEELSLSGLCQCLVELSTQPATVCHGSATTREAARGEAARRALQYLKIMAGSK, from the exons ATGCTGGCAGCCAACCCGGGCAAGACCCCGATCAGCCTTCTGCAGGAGTATGGGACCAGAATAGGGAAGACGCCCGTGTACGACCTTCTCAAAGCCGAGGGCCAAGCCCACCAGCCTAATTTCACCTTCCGGGTCACCGTTGGCGACACCAGCTGCACTG GTCAGGGccccagcaagaaggcagccaagCACAAGGCAGCTGAGGTGGCCCTCAAACACCTCAAAGGGGGGAGCATGCTGGAGCCGGCCCTGGAGGACAGCAG ttctttttctcccctagaCTCTTCGCTGCCTGAAGACGTGCCGGTTTTTACTACTACAGCCGCTGCTACTCCCATTCCATCTGCTGTTGCAACCAG GAGCCCCCCCATGGAGGTGCAGCCCCCCGTGTCCCCTCAGCAGTCTGAGTGCAACCCTGTTGGCGctctgcag GAGCTGGTGGTACAGAAAGGCTGGCGGTTGCCAGAGTACACGGTGACCCAGGAGTCTGGGCCAGCCCACCGCAAAGAGTTTACCATGACCTGCCGAGTGGAGCGTTTCATTGAGATTG GCAGCGGCACTTCCAAAAAGCTGGCAAAGCGTAATGCAGCGGCCAAAATGCTGCTTCGAGTGCACACGGTGCCTCTGGATGCCCGGGATGGGAACGAGGCGGAGCCTGATGACGATCACTTCTCCCTT GGTGTGGGCTCCCGTCTAGATGGACTTCGGAACCGGGGCCCAGGCTGCACCTGGGATTCTCTGCGCAATTCGGTGGGAGAGAAGATCCTGTCCCTCCGCAGCTGCTCCCTGGGCTCCTTGGGCGCCCTGGGCCCTGCCTGCTGCAGCGTCCTCAGCGAGCTGTCTGAGGAGCAGGCCTTCCATGTCAGCTACCTGGACATTG AGGAGTTGAGCCTGAGTGGCCTCTGCCAGTGCCTGGTGGAGCTGTCCACACAGCCAGCCACCGTGTGTCACGGCTCTGCAACCACCAGGGAGGCAGCCCGTGGTGAGGCTGCACGCCGCGCCCTGCAGTACCTCAAGATCATGGCGGGCAGCAAGTGA
- the NPFF gene encoding pro-FMRFamide-related neuropeptide FF, translated as MDSRRAAVLLLLLLLVTDWGHAEGPGRRGEGDQVFWEEDSGALPPQDAQTPGSLLRSLLQAMQRPGRSPAFLFQPQRFGRNTRGSWSNERLSPRAGGALSSPFWSLAAPQRFGKK; from the exons ATGGACTCCAGGCGGGCAGCAGTGctactgttgctgctgctgttagtAACAGACTGGGGCCATGCAGAAGGACCAGGGCGCCGTGGCGAAGGAGACCAGGTCTTCTGG GAGGAAGACAGTGGAGCCCTCCCACCGCAGGATGCCCAGACCCCAGGGTCACTCTTGCGCTCCCTGCTCCAGGCCATGCAGCGACCTGGCCGGAGTCCAGCCTTCCTGTTTCAGCCCCAAAG GTTTGGCAGAAACACCCGGGGCTCCTGGAGCAACGAACGGCTGAGTCCCCGAGCCGGAGGGGCACTGAGCTCCCCATTCTGGAGCCTGGCTGCCCCTCAGCGCTTTGGGAAGAAGTGA